In the genome of Patescibacteria group bacterium, the window ACTATCCTGATTATGATCTTGGTGGCCTCTCCCGGTCTATACCCGATGATCAAGGGAGGACTGGTGATGAGCGCCAAGACCTCGGGATGGTTGACTACCACAATTCTTGTCGCGTCCGTGATCGTAGGTGTGATAGCGATGTTTGTCCTGGCCGAATGGGATGCCCGTTCCAACAGATTCCCTTTCGCCGCCTGGAAGGTCATCCTCTGTACCTACCTCCTCAACTTCATCGTCTCGCTCACTCTCACCTTTGCCGCCGCAAGATCACCGGCTCACATCGTCTGCGCAATCGTCGGTGGTCTCTACGTCGGCGTCGTCGCCTTCGTAATGCTGTGTCTGTGGGCTATAGGCAGCACCGAGGCGGAGCTCTAGTACGCCCTCGGAGAACAAAATAAGTAGGGCTCGCAGAAAGCAAAACCAAATGGGTTTCGCCTACTCGCGAGCCCATTTGATTATTATAAAAAGACGAGATTACTCTCGCTTTCTTTTTTTTTGTTTTTTTGGGGGGCCCGCCTGTTGACGGACGCAACTAAACTATTACCAAAATAAACATTAATAATTATTTAAAGTTATGATTTTATTCCTTTTTGCCTTCTTAGTTCTTCTGTTTCGTCTAAAATTATTTTTCTGATACGTATGTTCTTTGGCGTTACTTCTACTAATTCATCATCACCAATATACTCCAGGGCATCTTCAAGGTCCATTATTTGCGGAGCGTTAAAATGTTCAGCCGTGCCTTCGCCTCGGGAACGCATATTACTAAGCCTCTTCTCTTTACAAACATTAACTCTCATATCTTGAGTGCGACTATTTTGGCCAACCACTTCTCCTTTATAAACCTTTTCACCTGGGCCATAAAATAAAATACCGCGACCCTGAGCAATTAATAAACCATACAAACAAGTAATTCCCGATTCATGAGCAACTAATGAACCATGATTTCGTTCAATCTTCTTGTCAGTCTTTGGCCGATAACCATCAAAAAGAGTGTTCATAATGCCCAGGCCTCGAGTATCTGTTAAAAACCCGCTTCTGAATCCAAAGAGTCCGGCGGTAGGAACGGTAAACTCAAGATTGGTAATACCGTCTTCTGTTTTCATTTTTAAAAGTTGGCCCTGAACATTGCCAAGTTTTTGAATAATAATACCGGCATATTGTTCCGGCACATCGATAAAAATCAATTCCCATGGTTCCATCTTCTGACCATTAATTTCTTTTTCAATCACCTGGGGACGCGAAACCTGAAATTCATATCCTTCACGTCTCATTCTTTCAATTAAAATAGCCAAATGTAATTCTCCTCGTCCAGACACAATCCATTCGCCGGTTTGACTATCTTCAACTCTCAAGGCCATATCTGTTTCAAGCTCTTTGTAAAGACGTTCTCTGATTTGACGAGAGGTGCTAAATTGCCCTTCTTTGCCGGCAAAAGGAGAAGAATTAATAGAAAAAATCATTTTAACCGTAGGTTCGTCAATTTTTAAAACCGGTAAGGCGGTCGGATTATTAACGTCACTAATTGTTTCACCAATATTGATATCTGAAATCCCGGCTATAGCAACAAGATCTCCGGCCTCGACTTTATCAACCTCTACTCTCTCTAGTCCCGAGAAATTCATTAAGCTGGTAAGACGGCAATTTTTAATTTCACCCGTGCGATTAATGTGGGACACTTCTTGGCCGGCCCTTAAAGTGCCGTTTTGCAACCGACCAATGGCAATACGGCCCTTAAAATTATCATAAGTAGTGGTTGTTACTAACATTTGCAGGGTCGCTTGCGAATCAGATTTTGGCGCCGGAATATATTTTTCAATAGCTTCAAAAATGGGAATAATATCTGTCATTTTATCCAAATTTGCTTGCGTTCCTGCTTTACCTAATTTTGAAGAAGCATAAACTACCGGGAATTCAGCGGTTTCATCGTCAGCCCCAAGTTCTAAAAATAAATCAAAGGTTTTATCTAAAACAAAATTTGGCCGAGCATCTGGTTTGTCGATTTTATTAATGACCACAATTATTTTATGTTTTGTCTCCAGTGCCTTTTTTAAAACAAATCTTGTCTGTGGCATCGGACCTTCCTTAGCGTCAACTAGCAAAAGGCATCCATCGGCCATTTTTAAAACACGCTCAACTTCTCCCCCGAAGTCAGCATGACCGGGAGTGTCGATAATCTTTATCTTCAGATCATGCCACTCTACTGAAGCATTTTTGGAAAAAATAGTAATCCCTCTTTCTCTTTCTAATTCATTACTATCCATAATACAAATATTTTGCGCGACTTCTTTTTTTAAGTGAGTTTGCGATTGTCTAAGTAAAGCATCCACGAGCGTTGTTTTGCCGTGGTCTACGTGAGCAATGATAGCGACGTTTCTAATTTGTTTCATATTTTATTTCGCAGCTATAAAATAAAAATCTTCCTGTCCATCAAGAAGATTATTATTCTTCCAGAAATAGCCTTAATTATTTTAGCTTTTATTATTCTAACAAAAATAGTAAAAATTGTCAACCGTCATCTTGACAAAAGCGCAAAATGTGATAAAATGTAAATATTGAACTCAGGAGGCTTTATGACAAAGATCAGGACTGCAAACTGGATGCTCTGGATAGGATGTACGGCCCTTGTTGTAGGGGTCATCCTCTGCTTCTACACACACCTAAGCTGGTGGAAGGTGACGATGACTGGGATTGGGGCTGCGTCTTTACTGACGTCCATCTCCCTCGACCCCAGGGTAGCCTTCCCTTTCTTGGGATAGGCTCACCAAGAGTCTCCAGCAAATGGGACTCGACGTGAGCCTTTTGCTTTTACAAAAAAAGACGAGATTACTCTCGCCTCTTTTTATCTTGAGGAGGCGGCTCCACTAGTTGACGGATGCAGGGACGCCCGTTTATCGCCGCAGACAGATTATAACCGGGATTATAATATTATTTCTCTAACATTTCTTTTAATTTGTCTATAACGGCATGTTTCCAAAAACGCATTGCATACCAACCAATTAATGGTTTAGCGAAAATGCGGAGAATAAAACTTTTTAACTCAATATTATAGGTATAATTAATTTTCGTCCCCCCTGTAATTTCTTCCATTAAAAATTCTTCATGACCAGAAGTGCCAATGCCACTTTTATTGTCCGAAACATATCCAAGGGGCGGATGCAGTTGGGTGTCCATCTGTGCTGAAATAGTTCGGCCAAATGTTTTAGCTTTAATCTCCATAATGAGATGATTACCCTCTCGCTTAATAACGCGAATGGATTCGGCTACCGCTGGAAAATATTTGGGCATATTTTCAAAGTCGCTCATTATTCTATAAATTTCTTCTCGAGAAGCTTTTATAATCCAAGAGGCTTTTAAAATAATTGTTTTCATATAATTATTATATTATAAAAAGAGTCCTTTATCAAGGCTCTTTTTATGTTGAAGTCACCCATCAGATAATTTATAATCCTTGCTTAGTTCCCTTGGCCCTCTTAATCAGCTGTTCCCTTAATTCTTCAGCAACTTGAATCTTAAGACCAAAAA includes:
- the typA gene encoding translational GTPase TypA; the encoded protein is MKQIRNVAIIAHVDHGKTTLVDALLRQSQTHLKKEVAQNICIMDSNELERERGITIFSKNASVEWHDLKIKIIDTPGHADFGGEVERVLKMADGCLLLVDAKEGPMPQTRFVLKKALETKHKIIVVINKIDKPDARPNFVLDKTFDLFLELGADDETAEFPVVYASSKLGKAGTQANLDKMTDIIPIFEAIEKYIPAPKSDSQATLQMLVTTTTYDNFKGRIAIGRLQNGTLRAGQEVSHINRTGEIKNCRLTSLMNFSGLERVEVDKVEAGDLVAIAGISDINIGETISDVNNPTALPVLKIDEPTVKMIFSINSSPFAGKEGQFSTSRQIRERLYKELETDMALRVEDSQTGEWIVSGRGELHLAILIERMRREGYEFQVSRPQVIEKEINGQKMEPWELIFIDVPEQYAGIIIQKLGNVQGQLLKMKTEDGITNLEFTVPTAGLFGFRSGFLTDTRGLGIMNTLFDGYRPKTDKKIERNHGSLVAHESGITCLYGLLIAQGRGILFYGPGEKVYKGEVVGQNSRTQDMRVNVCKEKRLSNMRSRGEGTAEHFNAPQIMDLEDALEYIGDDELVEVTPKNIRIRKIILDETEELRRQKGIKS
- a CDS encoding SRPBCC family protein; translated protein: MKTIILKASWIIKASREEIYRIMSDFENMPKYFPAVAESIRVIKREGNHLIMEIKAKTFGRTISAQMDTQLHPPLGYVSDNKSGIGTSGHEEFLMEEITGGTKINYTYNIELKSFILRIFAKPLIGWYAMRFWKHAVIDKLKEMLEK